GGGAGCCGAGAATGCCAATGCGTTATAAGGACGAATGCCTACCAGACGGGCGATTTCAAATTGCCGCAACATGAAGCCAATTAGACCAAAGGCTCCGTGGAGGGCGACGAATGTCCATAAGCCGCCGAGTTGACACCACCGGGTGAAGTCTCCTTGGGCTTCTGGTCCCCACAGCAATAACAGGGAATGTCCCAAACTATCTGCTGGGGTGGATACGGCTACTGTGATGAAGTTACAACCTTCTAAATACGAAGATGCTAAACCGTGGGTGTACCATGACGTGACGAAGGTTGTTCCGGTCAGCCAACCGCCGAGTGCTAGGTATGCGCAGGGAAACAATAATATCCCTGACCAACCTACGAATACAAAGCGATCGCGCTTCAACCAGTCGTCTAGAACGTCAAACCACCCTCTACTGGGGGCGCGCCCAACTGCGATGGTCATTGGACTAAAATCCTCTTTTTTACTAAAATTTCAGCGTTTCTGAGGAATTAACGTTTTTTTTGACAATTTTCAGTAGCCTGAAAACTACTGAGATTCTGAGAACTAGCTGCTTATTTAGTCAGCGTTTCTCAGGGTTATGCCATTACCCGTACCATTGGCTAGGAGTCTAGTCTGTGGTAACTTAATGATTCTTAACTTATCACATCCATTCGGGTTTTTGACCGATCCACGCAAGTGAATCAGGTGATTTAACACCAAGCTATATAAATATTATGATTATCAGAAATTTTACAATCTGACACAAGTTTTCTCAGAAATCTAAACAATTAGCAATGACAACACAGCAGATTGGATAAGCTAGATCGAAAGCATGGGGAAGACATGCTAGAAATTTGAACCTTTTGGACAAATGACCAATCCCCAAAATTCAACTTGCAAGACATACTGCTCAAATGGCAGACTTTTAAAGGGTATATCTCACAGGCCAAGGTAGTTCAATGACGGCATCAACAATTAATAAAGGCGATTCACCTAACGGCGATAGCTCCACAGCACGTGTCCTACATCAAAAAGTTTTAGGTTCTCGTCGGTTAAGCAACTACTGGTGGGCAACAGTCGTTACCTTAGGAGCCACAGGCTTTGTGTTAGCTGGGGTCTCTAGTTACCTAAAAGTTAATTTACTCATAGTTACCGACCCAACACAACTAGTTTTTGTACCCCAAGGTTTAGTTATGGGGTTATACGGGTTGGCTGGCTTAGTTTTAGCTTTATACCTTTGGTTAGCGATTTTATGGGATATAGGCGGTGGGTATAACGAGTTTAATCAAGAAACCGGTAATATTAAAATTTTCCGCCACGGATTTCCTGGTAAAAACCGTCGGATTGAGCTTGAAAGTTCGATTCAAGACGCGCAATCTGTACAAATAGCTATCAAAGAGGGTCTCAATCCTCGTCGCGCCCTCTACCTAAGAGTTAAAGGACGGCGAGATATTCCTCTAACTAGAGTAGGTCAACCTTTATCCTTAACAGAGTTAGAAATTCAAGGTGCAGAGTTAGCTCGGTTTTTAGGAGTACCTCTAGAAGGTCTGTAAAGATTTTTAACAATAATTGAGGGGAATTTTTTATTTCTTTTTCCCTTGCTCTGTGCATTTATTTATGCCAGGGAAAAAGAAATGTAAAGAATTGTGAAAAACCAACTTTGGATGATAAATAAATCCAAAATCTATAATCGTGGGAAACGATAAGATACTCTGGTTGAGTCAGTAATTGGTCATGCGGTTAAAATTTTCACAATTTTTGGTTGCGCTTGTAATTGTTGGTGCGTTGGCATTGGGAGGCTGTTCAACACAGCAAGATGCTTCTAATGCTTCTTCTCCAACTTCAACAGCTACCTCTACAGCAACCGAGACAAGCAGCAGGTCAACCACTGAAGCAACGTCTGTATCAGAAACTACTAATGAGAGTATTCCTGGAATGAAAGATTTACCACGGCTCGAAGGTAAAGCTACTGTGGTGATGACGGTGAAAGGCTCGCCGATTACTATCGAAGTAGACGGCACTAATGCCCCAATTACAGCTGGCAACTTCGTAGATTTAGTACAACGGGGTGTGTACGATGGAACTGCTTTTCATCGAGTAGTACGCGATCCCCAACCATTTGTAGTTCAAGGTGGAGATCCCCAAAGTAAAGACCCGAAAATTTCAGTAAATAGGCTGGGAACAGGTGGCTTTATCGATCCCAAAACGAAGAACGAGCGTTATATACCCTTAGAAATTAAGCCCAAAGGGTCAGAGCAACCGATTTATAGTAAGACTATTACTCAACCACCTGTGTTGTCTCATAAACTTGGTGCAGTAGCAATGGCGCGATCGCAACAACCAGACTCTGCATCTTCTCAGTTTTACTTTGCTTTAGCAGATTTAGGCTTTTTAGATGGGAACTATGCTGTCTTTGGCAATGTCACCGAAGGCTTTGATGTAGTTAACAAAATTCAGCAAGGCGATCGCATTGACTCTGCTAAAGTCACCAAAGGCGCAGAAAACTTGAAAACCCCCGGTCAATAGTTAGAGATTGGGTAATAGGTAATAGTTTTTCCTATTACCCATGACCGATCTAAAATTCCAAATTCACAAGTCCAAATTGGTTAAGGTTGTTGTCACTGGTATAGGGCTAGTTTCTGCCTTAGGAGAAAATTTAGCAGCTAGCTGGCAAAAGCTCATAACAGGTAAATCTGGAATTAAGTTCCATCAACCTTTTCCAGAGATGGAAGCACTTCCTTTAGGATTAATTGCACAACAGCCAGCTTCGTTGAAAATACTGACTGAGTTGGTTGTTGCTGATGCTTTAAAAGATGCTGGGTTATCAGCGCCTTTAGATGACTGCGCTGTAGTTATCGGATCGAGTCGCGGTTATCAAGCATCGTGGGAAATGCTAGCAAGGCAAATCTACAGTAGCGATCGCTTGTCATCCTCCTTACAAATCAAGGAGATGGAAAACTGGTTGGATACTTTACCTCACATGAATGCGATCGCCGCTGCAAGGCAAATTGGTGCATCTGGAAGCGTTTTAGCGCCAATGGCGGCCTGTGCTACGGGAATTTGGGCGATCGCCCAGGCTACTAGTTTATTGCAAACTGGAAAATATCAACGAGCGATCGCGGGAGCAGTAGAAGCACCAATCACACCCCTGACTTTGGCCGGATTTCAGCAGATGGGCGCTTTAGCGAGAACTGGGGCTTATCCCTTTGATTTACGCCGTGAAGGCTTGGTTCTAGGTGAAGGGGCAGCGGTTTTTGTTCTAGAAACAGCAGAGTTGGCAAAGCAGCGACAAGCCAAGATATATGGTGAAGTTCTTGGTTTTAGCTTACTTAATGACGCCTATCATCCCAATGCTCCCGATCCAGAGGGTAAAAGTGCGATCGCATCTATTAAACAATGCTTAGATCGCAGTTACCTCACACCAGCCGACATTGATTATATTCACGCTCATGGTACAGCGACCCAGCTGAACGATCGCATAGAAAGCATGATTATTGAGCGTGTATTTCCCCAAAAAGTAGCAGTTAGTTCCACCAAAGGAGCCACAGGACATACTTTAGGTGCATCGGGAGCTTTAGGAGCAGCTTTTTCCCTACTAGCATTGCAACATCAAATTTTGCCCCCATGTGTAGGATTGCAGGAGCCAGAGTTTAATTTGGATCTAGTTAGGTCGGCTCGTCAAGATAAAATTCAATACGCACTTTGTTTAAGTTTTGGTTTTGGCGGTCAAAATGCAGTAGTAGCTTT
The genomic region above belongs to Calothrix sp. NIES-2098 and contains:
- a CDS encoding photosystem I assembly protein Ycf4, yielding MTASTINKGDSPNGDSSTARVLHQKVLGSRRLSNYWWATVVTLGATGFVLAGVSSYLKVNLLIVTDPTQLVFVPQGLVMGLYGLAGLVLALYLWLAILWDIGGGYNEFNQETGNIKIFRHGFPGKNRRIELESSIQDAQSVQIAIKEGLNPRRALYLRVKGRRDIPLTRVGQPLSLTELEIQGAELARFLGVPLEGL
- a CDS encoding beta-ketoacyl synthase — translated: MTDLKFQIHKSKLVKVVVTGIGLVSALGENLAASWQKLITGKSGIKFHQPFPEMEALPLGLIAQQPASLKILTELVVADALKDAGLSAPLDDCAVVIGSSRGYQASWEMLARQIYSSDRLSSSLQIKEMENWLDTLPHMNAIAAARQIGASGSVLAPMAACATGIWAIAQATSLLQTGKYQRAIAGAVEAPITPLTLAGFQQMGALARTGAYPFDLRREGLVLGEGAAVFVLETAELAKQRQAKIYGEVLGFSLLNDAYHPNAPDPEGKSAIASIKQCLDRSYLTPADIDYIHAHGTATQLNDRIESMIIERVFPQKVAVSSTKGATGHTLGASGALGAAFSLLALQHQILPPCVGLQEPEFNLDLVRSARQDKIQYALCLSFGFGGQNAVVAFSK
- a CDS encoding peptidyl-prolyl cis-trans isomerase cyclophilin type peptidyl-prolyl cis-trans isomerase produces the protein MRLKFSQFLVALVIVGALALGGCSTQQDASNASSPTSTATSTATETSSRSTTEATSVSETTNESIPGMKDLPRLEGKATVVMTVKGSPITIEVDGTNAPITAGNFVDLVQRGVYDGTAFHRVVRDPQPFVVQGGDPQSKDPKISVNRLGTGGFIDPKTKNERYIPLEIKPKGSEQPIYSKTITQPPVLSHKLGAVAMARSQQPDSASSQFYFALADLGFLDGNYAVFGNVTEGFDVVNKIQQGDRIDSAKVTKGAENLKTPGQ